In Helicobacteraceae bacterium, the genomic window CTAAGAAAGCTATAAACTTTCAGTTTAAGGTCATAATCGCCTTCGTAGCCGACGCGGTATCGGGCGTAATTTTTGCCGCGATTGGCCTGGCTCTGGCGGGTATCTACAACGTCGTATTCTGCGTTATTGCCATAATCGCCGTAAAAAAACGGAAGGAATATCGCTCATCTTTCTTTGCGTTTGCCGTTAAAATAACGCTTCCGCCACCCAAACGGCATACCGCGCGGCGTTCCTATCTAAAAAATCCAATACATAGTCTTGTCCGCCGTCGGATATAATAGCGTCAAAAAAATGGACGATTAAAATGGTGGAAAGATACGCCGCGGACGAGATGAAACGGCTTTGGAGCGCGGAGGCGAAATACGCCGCGTGGCTGGAAGCGGAAAAGGCGGGCGTTCGCGCTTGGAATAAACTAGGGCTGATTAGCGACGGCGATTGCGAAAAGATATGCGCCAACGCGAAGTTTAACGTAGCGCGTATCGACGAGATCGAAAAGACGACCAAACACGACGTGATCGCCTTTTTGACAAGCATTTCGGAGAGTCTGGGCGAGGAAAGTCGTTTTGTGCATTACGCGATGACCAGCTCCGATACGATCGACACGGCTAACGCATTGCTTATGCGCGATTCGCTTAAAATCGTTATCAAGGACGCGGAGGCTTTGGCGAAGGCGATCAAAACGCGCGCGATCGAACATAAATCGACGCTAACGATCGGGCGAAGCCACGGCGTTCACGGCGAACCGATCGCATTCGGATTGACGCTCGCGATCTGGTATGAGGAGTTGCGCCGCCATATTGAAAATCTAAGGCAAACGCTGAAAGTGGTCGCCGTCGGCAAGTTCAGCGGCGCGATGGGGAGCTTCGCGCACGCGCCAATCGAGTTTGAAGAGCTTGCGTGCGGATTTTTGGACCTCGAATGCGCGCGCGTTTCTAACCAGATCATTCAGCGCGATCGCTACGCGCGTCTTGCCTGCGCGCTCGCTTTGCTCGCAAGCTCGATCGAAAAATTCGCTCTTCAAGTTCGCCATTGGCAGCGCACGGAGGTGTATGAAGCAGAAGAGTATTTCAGCGAAGGGCAGAAAGGCAGCAGCGCCATGCCACACAAGCGTAATCCCGTGTTAAGCGAAAACGTCTGCGGTTTAGCGCGCATCGTCCGCTCGTTCGCGATCCCCGCTATGGAGAGCGTGGCGTTGTGGCACGAGCGGGATATTTCGCACAGCTCCGCCGAGCGCTTTTGGCTTGCCGATAGCTTTATCACGATCGACTTTATGTTGCGGCGTTTCACGGGCGTTATCTCGAAATTGCTGATCTATCCGCAAAATATGATGAAAAACCTAGAACTTACGGGCGGGCTGGCGTTTAGTCAGCGCGTATTGCTTGAATTGCCCAAAGCGGGGCTTTCGCGCGAGGCGGCTTACGCGATCGCGCAACGAAACGCGATGAAAGTTTGGAAAGCGTTGCAAGAAGGAAAAGCGGCTAAGAACGAGCGCGGCGAATCGCTGTATCTACAATATCTGCTGCAAGAGGGCGAACTTGTTTCGGCGATCGGCGAGGCGAAAATACGCGAATGTTTTGATTACGGCTACTATTTGCGCAATATCGACGCTATTTTTAAGCGGGTCTTTGAATAGCCAAAAGACTATGTCGAACTTCGCGCTTTGATTACCGCGGTTATTGTCGCGATTAGAGCGCGTCTTGAAACCGCGCGATTCTCGCGTCGCCTCCCTCTAAAGTCGCGCCATAAAACTCTCGCTGTCGAGCTTGCCGCTTCCGTCCCCTACAGGCGCGCGGGGCGAGACGGCGTAAATGAAACGCGCTTCCTTTGGGGAATAACCCAAGCGTGCAAACCAACGCGATAAATTGGATTAGCGCCGCTTAGAAACGATAAAAACGCTTAAGAAGGGCTAGTTTAATGGATTTAACTTGTAGCGCCTAGTGTATGGCAAAACAAGCGCTACAATTAAGAACCGACGTCAAGCGCCGTCGGTATGCCATATTGTTCTTCGGTATGAGGATTGAAACATTTTTTCTGTAAAACAAGAACGCTTCTCGTTTTTGTTGCAGGGCGGCTAATAGGGGCGGAGATTACGCTCTTAAGCCGCCGGTTCAATAGTTTTTGCCATCAATATAGAAGAAAAGTAGTTTTGCAAATTTAGCTTTATGCCTGTATAATTCATTTTATCTGTAATAAAGTTTAGGAGAGCCATGTGGATTACATAGCCCATGTTAAGCGGTTGGAAAATGACGAATGGGACGAGCCGCAGTTGTTGAGCGAACACCTACAAAAGACGGCGGAGCTAGCCGCAAAGTTCGCCGAAGATTTTGATTCTTCCGAATGGGCTTACGCGCTTGGTATGATGCACGACGCAGGAAAGGGCGCGCCCGAATGGCAAAACTACCTTAGGTCTAAAAGCGGCTATGACGAGGAGGCTTCTTCTGAAGCCATTCTTGGCAAGGTTAAACACTCCGGAGCGGGCGCAAAGCTTGCCGAAGAGCTTTTCGGCGTGTTGCCAGGTAGGTTTTTATCTTACGCTATTGCGGGTCATCATACGGGTTTGCCCGATTTTGGCGGCTCGCAAAGCTCGTTGGCGTTTCAGCTACAACATACAGATACAGAAAAAATAGCGAGCGAATTTAAGAACGCGGCGCCTTCTATGCGTTCCGTAAAACCGCCGTGGCGTTTTGCTTTGAAAGGACTCGATCTCTCCCTGTGGATTCGTATGCTGTTTTCTTGTCTGATCGACGCGGATCGCTTAAATACGGAAGAGTATATGAATCCGGATAAAAGCGCGATACGCAACAAATACCTTCCAATAACCGAATTGATAAGCAAGTTTGATATTTATATGGACGCAAAAACGAAAAAAGAGAGCGTATGCTCGAGCGATCGCGTCTATCAGGCAAGACAACAAGTTTTATCGGATTGTTTAGCGGCGGCGGATATGCAACCAGGTTTCTTTTCGCTAACCGTCCCAACGGGCGGCGGCAAAACGCTTTCTAGTATGGCGTTCGCGTTGCGCCACGCGAATAAATTCGGTAAAAAGCGAATCATTTACGTTATTCCCTATACGAGCATTATCGAGCAAAACGCCAAAGTATTCCGCGATATTTTCGGTCCAGACGAGATCGTAGAACACCACGCAAATCTTGATGACGAAGATTCGTCCGTTAAATCTAGACTCGCGACCGAGAATTGGGACGCGCCAATAATCGTCACGACCAACGTTCAGTTTTTTGAATCTCTCTTTGCGTCCAAAACAAGCCGTTGTCGAAAACTGCATAATATTGCCAATAGCGTAGTGATTCTCGACGAGGCGCAGTTAGTTCCGTCAGAGTTTTTGGAACCGATTCTAGCGACAATGCAACTACTAGTAGAGCGCTATAAGGTTACTTTTGTGATCTGCACCGCCACTCAACCGGCGTTTGAGCGCCGCGACGATTTTCCCGAATTTCCCGGTTTGCAGAAAGGTTCGATCAGAGAGATAATACAAGACGCGCCAAGTCTATACAAAAATTTAGAGCGGGTTAAGGTAGAGATTAGAGACGATTCCACAAACGACTGGAATGATCTCGCCGCCGAATTAGCGCTTTACGATCAGGTTTTATGTATAGTTTCCGATCGTAAAAGTTGCCGCGAATTACACGCGGCTATGCCTGCGGGAACTTATCATCTATCCGCGCTTATGTGCGCCGAACACCGAAGCCGTATAATCGCCGAGATTAAAGAAAAGTTAGCTAAACGAGAGACAATAAGAGTTATAAGCACTCAACTTATCGAGGCGGGCGTCGATATAGACTTTACTACGGTGTATCGCGCCAAAGCGGGTCTTGATTCCATAGCGCAAGCCGCGGGACGGTGTAATCGAGAAGGAAAACTTAACGAAGAGGGCAAGTTGGGAAAGGTGGTGATTTTTAACGGCGTTCGAAAAGCTCCCGCAGGCATACTTAGAAAAGCGAGCGAGAGCGCCGAATCAGTTATGACAGGCAAAACCGATCCGATCGATCAGAGCCTTTTTGCCGCTTATTTTGCCAATCTGTATTGGAAAATAAACTCGTTAGACAAAAATGACATTATGAAACTACTAAAACCAGACGATAAATGCGAGATACAGTTTAGAAGCGCCGCCGAAGCGTTTAAGATAATCGACGACGCGAAACATAAAACAATACTGGTTCGTTACGGAGAAGGAGGCGAACTGATCGACTCGTTAAAGAGGGCAAAGGTATCGGATAAAGGTTTTGAGATAAAGACGCTACGCAAATTGCAACGATACGCTATTACGATCTACAATAATCAATTCGCCGCGTTAGAAGTTCAAGGCTCTTTGGAAGAGGTTATTCCGGGCGTTTTCGCTCTAAATAACGACGTCAAATACGATAAGAACGTAGGCTTGCTTATCGACGAAGCGTCCAACGATCCGTCTGATTATATGGTAGGGAGTTAGAATGAACAATTGGCGCATCGAGGTATGGGGCGATTACGCTTGTTTTACCAGACCGGAGATGAAGGTTGAACGGGTAAGTTACGACGTTATGACTCCTTCCGCCGCCAGAGCGATCTTTGACGCGATTTTGTGGAAGCCGGCGATTAGTTGGCAAATTACGAAAATTGAGGTGTTAAATCCTATACAATGGGTAAGCGCGCGTCGTAACGAGGTGGGGAAAATCGCAACCGCTCCGACGGGCATTTTTATTGAAGATCATCGACAGCAGAGAGCGGGACTTTTTCTTAAAGACGTTCGATACCGCATTCACGGGCGATTTGACTTTATTCCGCCGGAAAAACGCAAACAAACGCAAACAAAAACAGAGGCGGATAACGCCGACGAAAGCGAGGCAAAATACGCCGCGATGTTTGAACGGCGGGCAAGAAAAGGGCAATGTTTTCACCGACCGTATTTAGGATGCAGAGAGTTTGCCTGCTATTTTCGTTTGGTTGAAGGAGACGTCGCGCCGATAACGGAAACGATAAATCCCGATCGCGATTTAGGTTGGATGCTATACGATATGAATTATGCCAACCCGTCCAACCCAACGCCGGAATTTTTTCACGCGCGTCTTAAAAATAACGCGATTAATACGGATAGGCAAACGCTGGAGATAAAATCATGATATTGCAGGCGCTGAAAGAGTATTACGACAGAAAAGCCGCCGATCCCGACGGCAAAGTCGCCCCCGAAGGTTGGGAGTGGAAGGAGATTCCTTTTATCGTTGTGCTTAACGATAACGGTTCTCTTGTGCAGATTGAAGATACGAAAGAGGGCGACGGGGCAAAAAAGCGCGGCAAAGTTTTTTTGGTTCCGCAAGGCGTTAAAAAAACTTCTGGACCCAAAGCAAATTTGCTTTGGGATACGGCTAATTACGCGCTAGGCATTCCCAAAGCGGAACAATCCGAAGACGAAGCCCGTAAGCAAAAAAATGATTTTTTTATTAAAAAAATAATAGAAAGAATTCCCGATTCGGCAAAAAAATCGGCTTTGCTTAAGTTTTTGTCGGAATGCGGACTTGACGCTTTGAAACAAACGCCGCAATATGCGGATATAGCGAAGAGTAACCCAAACGTTAGTTTTCGTTTTAACGGCGAGCTTCAACTATACTGCCGAAGCGACGAGGTAATAAGGGCGTTATCGACGCAAGCCGATACGACGGACGCTAACGGATTATGCCTCGTAACGGGCAAACAAGACCAAATCAGCGCGCTACATACCGCTATTAAGGGCGTATGGGGCGCTCAAACTTCCGGATCGAACATTGTTTCGTTTAATCTTGACGCTTTCTGTTCGTATGGCAAAAAGCAAGGGTTTAACGCTCCAATCGGCAAGAAAGCTATGTTTGCCTACACGACGGGGCTTAATATGCTTTTGGATCGCGATTCCAAGCAGCGAATGCAGATCGCGGACGCCTCAACGGTGTTCTGGTCGGATAGAAAAACTCGTTTTGAAGAAAACTTGTCATACTATTTTGCCGAGCCGCCAAAGGATGATCCAGACGCTGGAACGCGCCGTATCGCGGAACTGTTTAGCTCCGTAAATAACGGAGCGTATGTGGAAGATACGGGCGACGAGCGATTTTTCATGCTTGGTCTCTCTCCAAACGCCGCTCGTATTTCAGTGCGTTTTTGGAGACAAGGGACTGTGGCTCAGTTCGCGACAAATATCAAAAAACATTTTGAGGATTTAGAGATTGTAAAACCGGAAAGCGAACCTAAATACTACTCTTTATGGCGGCTTCTAGTAAATATAGCAATTCAGGATAAAAGCCAAAATATACCCCCTAATATCG contains:
- a CDS encoding DUF4870 domain-containing protein — its product is MANDQDFVSPSIIYGKEGFASDNPVSEVSTDKPSKTFIVNQAKKAINFQFKVIIAFVADAVSGVIFAAIGLALAGIYNVVFCVIAIIAVKKRKEYRSSFFAFAVKITLPPPKRHTARRSYLKNPIHSLVRRRI
- the purB gene encoding adenylosuccinate lyase, with amino-acid sequence MVERYAADEMKRLWSAEAKYAAWLEAEKAGVRAWNKLGLISDGDCEKICANAKFNVARIDEIEKTTKHDVIAFLTSISESLGEESRFVHYAMTSSDTIDTANALLMRDSLKIVIKDAEALAKAIKTRAIEHKSTLTIGRSHGVHGEPIAFGLTLAIWYEELRRHIENLRQTLKVVAVGKFSGAMGSFAHAPIEFEELACGFLDLECARVSNQIIQRDRYARLACALALLASSIEKFALQVRHWQRTEVYEAEEYFSEGQKGSSAMPHKRNPVLSENVCGLARIVRSFAIPAMESVALWHERDISHSSAERFWLADSFITIDFMLRRFTGVISKLLIYPQNMMKNLELTGGLAFSQRVLLELPKAGLSREAAYAIAQRNAMKVWKALQEGKAAKNERGESLYLQYLLQEGELVSAIGEAKIRECFDYGYYLRNIDAIFKRVFE
- the cas3 gene encoding CRISPR-associated helicase Cas3', with product MDYIAHVKRLENDEWDEPQLLSEHLQKTAELAAKFAEDFDSSEWAYALGMMHDAGKGAPEWQNYLRSKSGYDEEASSEAILGKVKHSGAGAKLAEELFGVLPGRFLSYAIAGHHTGLPDFGGSQSSLAFQLQHTDTEKIASEFKNAAPSMRSVKPPWRFALKGLDLSLWIRMLFSCLIDADRLNTEEYMNPDKSAIRNKYLPITELISKFDIYMDAKTKKESVCSSDRVYQARQQVLSDCLAAADMQPGFFSLTVPTGGGKTLSSMAFALRHANKFGKKRIIYVIPYTSIIEQNAKVFRDIFGPDEIVEHHANLDDEDSSVKSRLATENWDAPIIVTTNVQFFESLFASKTSRCRKLHNIANSVVILDEAQLVPSEFLEPILATMQLLVERYKVTFVICTATQPAFERRDDFPEFPGLQKGSIREIIQDAPSLYKNLERVKVEIRDDSTNDWNDLAAELALYDQVLCIVSDRKSCRELHAAMPAGTYHLSALMCAEHRSRIIAEIKEKLAKRETIRVISTQLIEAGVDIDFTTVYRAKAGLDSIAQAAGRCNREGKLNEEGKLGKVVIFNGVRKAPAGILRKASESAESVMTGKTDPIDQSLFAAYFANLYWKINSLDKNDIMKLLKPDDKCEIQFRSAAEAFKIIDDAKHKTILVRYGEGGELIDSLKRAKVSDKGFEIKTLRKLQRYAITIYNNQFAALEVQGSLEEVIPGVFALNNDVKYDKNVGLLIDEASNDPSDYMVGS
- the cas5c gene encoding type I-C CRISPR-associated protein Cas5c, which encodes MNNWRIEVWGDYACFTRPEMKVERVSYDVMTPSAARAIFDAILWKPAISWQITKIEVLNPIQWVSARRNEVGKIATAPTGIFIEDHRQQRAGLFLKDVRYRIHGRFDFIPPEKRKQTQTKTEADNADESEAKYAAMFERRARKGQCFHRPYLGCREFACYFRLVEGDVAPITETINPDRDLGWMLYDMNYANPSNPTPEFFHARLKNNAINTDRQTLEIKS
- the cas8c gene encoding type I-C CRISPR-associated protein Cas8c/Csd1, whose translation is MILQALKEYYDRKAADPDGKVAPEGWEWKEIPFIVVLNDNGSLVQIEDTKEGDGAKKRGKVFLVPQGVKKTSGPKANLLWDTANYALGIPKAEQSEDEARKQKNDFFIKKIIERIPDSAKKSALLKFLSECGLDALKQTPQYADIAKSNPNVSFRFNGELQLYCRSDEVIRALSTQADTTDANGLCLVTGKQDQISALHTAIKGVWGAQTSGSNIVSFNLDAFCSYGKKQGFNAPIGKKAMFAYTTGLNMLLDRDSKQRMQIADASTVFWSDRKTRFEENLSYYFAEPPKDDPDAGTRRIAELFSSVNNGAYVEDTGDERFFMLGLSPNAARISVRFWRQGTVAQFATNIKKHFEDLEIVKPESEPKYYSLWRLLVNIAIQDKSQNIPPNIAGDFMCSILDGKPYPASLLQAALRRVKSDADYRVKPVRAALIKACLNRANHNTKEVLKVALDPNQQSIGYQLGRLFATLDKIQEEAMRDINSTIRDRYYGAACGSPSLVFPTLMRLKNHHLSKMDNKGRAVNLERLIGEIAGHFFAFPSRLTLDEQGRFAIGYYHQRQDFFKPKNEENNKRSDS